AGTTTTGGACTTTAGGGTGTGCAGGCTTTTGGTGTTCACCTAAAAATGTATAGATGAAGAAGCACTGGTCTTTAGCTATTTCCACTTTCTTGATATAAACCATTTCAAGCGTAGAACGAGCATCTTTTGCTTTCGTTATTAGCGCACCACGCCATTTCGCTTCACGCTCAATACGCTTCTGAAAAGCCTCAATATGTCGTTTATCACTATGAAAAAGGTCAGCATCACTGATATCCCTTCCTAATAGCGAAATCGAAGATACGCCATGGTCTCGGCACAGTTTCTCGTTGGCAAATAAAACTCGATGCTTTTGATTGGTGACTAGAATCCCTCGAGTTGGATCATCCAACACGTGTTCCAAAAGTTCGGTGCTGGCTAGGCGTGCTTCCGTATGTGAAAGCACCTCGATACACCCTTTTACGTTATTGTCTAATATCAAATAGATTTCAAACTTAACGATGATTAGCTCACCTAGTGTTGTTTCTAAAGCAATAGGGACAGCAGAAGGCGAACCAGTAAACTGAACATCTCTTATTAGGGTTAAGATATGGTTCACACTGTCGATAGAGGGTGGATTAATATTAGACTGATTGGCATCGTAACCCAGCACATGTTGCCAAAATGCGCCCTTCGACACTTCGGTAGTGATGTCGTGTAAATGTTCCGACCAGAACAATTTTTCTGCTTCAGCCTGCTTAGATAGCATCTTGCTCTCTCTATTTTTATAAGCCAACAACGTGTTGCTCAAAGTCTCTCTTTTGGGACTTTGTTGCACAGAAGCAAACTAGGAGAATCAAAGCTAAATTCAAGCCGATCTTTCCTTGAATCTTATTTTTTAGTTTCTAGTTTACTGTCATGTGGCTCACCTATGGAGGATTCAAATGGATTACGTCTACGTTGAAAACATCTATGACGATGAATATCGAATTGCACCTCCAATGCACACGCGGTTAATCGAAGGGGATATCCCAGAAGAAGAGTTCGAAATTAGAGAGGTATTAGAATGTTGGTACGAGGCTGGCTTTGTCCCTTTTATCGACGCCCAAGACACAAAAGTGAACTTCTGGGAGCAAGTAAGCAACTTCAAAAGACTGACTCAAACTCTAGCGGTGTTGATCCGATGTCGAGCATATCAAAGTGCTCTGAGAAGAATTACCTCACAGTGGCGCAAGGATTCACTCGAGTGTCAGTACCTTCATTACTTGTTAGAAAAGCAAGCTGCATAGCTAAACGGAAAAATAACGAGCGAAGACTCTAATTTCATATTTATCAATAGAGAAGCGCTTTGGCTTATGATATGTTAACTGAGTCATCACTACCCATTTACATCATGTACAAATACGTAAAAAACAAACTCGATTACTCTTATTGTGAAACTCTACCTAAAGGCGTCGAACTGAGTGAGCAAGAAATACCACTTGAAGAGATAGAGATTAGGGAGATGATTGAGGCATGGTACCAAAGCGGTTACTCACCACTATTCGGTGAGGACCAAACATTTTGGGATAGCTTGTCACTTGATTCCAAAAGCACGATTAAAGGAAACTGGCTGTCCTCTTCAGAGAAAGAAAAACGCAGCCGATTAGAACGCCTTGAATCGACAATCCTAACCGTGCTGCGTAGTCACGTGTATTTCGCGGCTTTTAGACGTGTCTTAACGACTTTACCGCAATCCCCAACGCAATATCGGCTTAACAATCTGCTGTTAAAGGCCTCAAACGAAGCTCCATTGCAACACTGATTAAAACCGTCGCTAATTACTAACCCAGCCATCAAAGCGAAGTCTGTTCTGAAGTTTCGCGACCCCTTCTTGCTGTAACTGTCTGACACGCTCTTTAGAAAGCCCATACATCTCACCTAGACAATCTAAAGTGAGCACTTCTTTTCCAAAAAGTCCAAATCGATGTATCACGATATCTCTATATTTCTCTGGCAGAGATAGCACCACTCTCTCAAGGCTTTTCAATAACATTTCATCATGACAAGTATCGTAAGGCTCAGGTATTGCTTCTGATCGACATGTATCTAAGCTAGTGTACTCTTTGTCTACAATATCAACCGATGAACTCGATTCGATGAAACCACTCATGTGAATAAGCTCACTGACGTGTTTTTGCGAGTTTGAAGTCTGCTCGGCGATTTCTTTGACTGAAGGGGCTCTTTTCAGATCAGACACCATGTCATTGGTTTGTCTGGACAAGCGGTTGATCTCTTTGATCACATGAACGGGTAGACGAACAGTGCGTCCGGTATTCATTAACGAAGATTCAATACTCTCACGAATCCACCACACCGCATAAGTACTAAAACGGAAACCTTTTTCAGGTTCAAACTTATCTATCGCTTTGATCAATCCAAGGTTTCCCTCTTCTATGAGATCAAGAATAGTGTGGTTGTTTAAGCCGCGTTTTGTATAGCCTCTTGCAATCTTAACGACAAGACGCAAGTTTGACTCAATAAGTACGTCTCTCGCCGCTTTATCACCGCGACGTGCAAGCGTCGCATAGTGATACTCTTGCTCGGGGGTCAGTAGGTCGATCCCAACAACGTCTTGGATGTACTTTGAGTAAAAGTCGGCCGTGCCGCCGGCAAACTCAGTTTTAGTGTTTTCGATCCTTGCGCTCATGTTCATCTCCATTTTTTTAAGCGCGACCCTAGCCAACTTATTCATTCTATTGTTTCGAGGTGAGTCGCATAGTCAAGAATAGTCACGTTTATGCTATGCATCAAAATTTACTTCATACGCATTACTCAAAAAATGAGCAAATTAGTAGGAAAGTCTTAGATCTCTGGCAAGGTCGAAGATAAAGTTTAGATCTACTGGATCACTGACTTCTCTTTTTTATAATCTATACTAAGGTTGTTAAGTATCTGAGTTTGGTAACGAAATAGGGCAATCTCTTAACCAAGTATCGGCAAACATAATAAAAGGACAGTAGGATGATAGATTTCGACGTACTTCGTAGCTACATGGATAATGACGAGGACATCATCGCAGCCGTATTTATGGCGTTTATGGAAGAACATGAGAATGGCGCGGAAAAAATTCAGTCACTCTACAACGAGCAAAACTGGAGTGAGCTATTCATCACTGCACATTCGCTCAAAGGCATTCTTGCTAGCTTTGGTGAAGGGAAAGCGGTAGAGAAACTAGAAGCGATTGAAGGAACGACTCGTAATGGTGAGGCACCTCAAGCCGACGATATTCAATTTGTTATTCAGGAACTCGGCGTGATTAAAGGTCAGATTAACGAATACCTTGCCTCTATGGTTTGATTCCTGTTTAGCTCTTCAACCATCAATAAACGCGATAAAGGCTGGAGCTTCGAGATTTTTGTGTCCAAGGTCTAGTAGTAGTGAGTTTTTATGACCAAAACCGATTTTTTAGCACGCTTTCAGCTTCTTCAGACTAAGGATTATCACAAGGATACAAAACAAAGAACTGCAAGCGTCGATAGACGCTCACTTCGAGAGGCTAGTGTACTGATCGGCTTAGTTGAACGTGAGAGTAGACTTCACGTCATACTGACGAAACGAGCTAGCCACTTGAAGCACCATCCCGGTCAAATAAGCTTCCCTGGGGGAAAAGTCGAACCAACGGACGACAGCCCGGTCTTTACTGCTATTCGTGAAACTGAAGAAGAGATCGGTGTATCTCACGAACACCTTTCGATCATTGGTAACCTTCCGAAACTGGTGACCGTTACTGCTTTTCACGTCACACCCGTGCTAGCTTTTGTCGATGCAAATTACCGTCCTAAAATCGATACCAATGAAGTCGACTATCTTTTTGAGGTCCCTCTTGAGTTTTTAGCTTCTCCTGAAAATCTGTCTTCTGTTGCTTTTCATATTCAAGGTAAGCGCCATCGTGTTTTGTCTATACCTTATAAAGAACATTTTATTTGGGGTGTCACCGCTCAAATCATCGAAAACTTACAAACTCAATTATTGTTAAACTAATTACTCTAATTTCAGCCAAACGTTTGCCCTTCTTTCGCATTATTTTTTCTAATCCCTAAACACAACTCAACTTATCAGTAGCACACAAAAAACGTGACTAAAATAACGAAAACATTCGTGCTACTTATATCCCCATCAAAATCATGACCTAGATCTAGTTTTTACCTGCAATTTACGTGCAATATTGCCGCCGACTTATTTCCTGTTCCCAAAAAATGAGTATTAACCTATGACTACCACAACTACTGCGGCAGCGAGCCGCTCTTCGTCTAAGTGGACCTACAAAGATTTCACTTGGGCCCTTTCTCTCTTCGGTACGGCTGTTGGTGCTGGCGTACTTTTCCTTCCAATCAAAGCAGGTGCTGGCGGTTTCTGGCCATTAGTTATCCTAGCCCTAATTGCAGCACCAATGACATGGTTTGCGCACAAGAGCTTAGCGCGTTTTGTTCTTTCTGCTAAAAACCCAAATGCGGATATCACGGACACTGTTGAAGAACATTTTGGTAAAGCGGGTGCAAACCTTATTACCTTCGCTTACTTTTTCGCTATTTATCCGATTGTTCTTATCTACGGTGTAGGTATCACAAACACAGTGGACTCATTCCTAGTCAACCAAATGGGCATGGAATCTATTCCTCGTTGGCTTCTATCTGGTTGTCTGATTGGTGCAATGACATGTGGCGTTGTGTTCGGTAAAGAGCTCATGCTAAAAGCGACGTCAGCGATGGTTTACCCATTGGTGTTCATCCTATTAGCACTGTCTGTATACCTGATTCCAGACTGGAACACCTCAATGATGAGTGTAAGCCCAGACTGGGGTTCAATGCCTGCTATTATCTGGCTTGCTATCCCTATCATCGTGTTCTCATTTAACCACAGCCCAATCATTTCTCAGTTCTCTAAAGAGCAACGTCGTGTTTACGGTGAGGAAGCAGTTAAGAAGACGGATATGATTACCGGCGGCGCGGCAATGATGCTGATGGGCTTTGTTATGTTCTTCGTATTCTCGGTAGTACTTTCTCTGTCTCCAGAGCAGCTTTCTATCGCTCAAGAACAAAACATCTCTGTACTGTCTTACCTTG
This window of the Vibrio maritimus genome carries:
- a CDS encoding sigma-70 family RNA polymerase sigma factor; protein product: MSARIENTKTEFAGGTADFYSKYIQDVVGIDLLTPEQEYHYATLARRGDKAARDVLIESNLRLVVKIARGYTKRGLNNHTILDLIEEGNLGLIKAIDKFEPEKGFRFSTYAVWWIRESIESSLMNTGRTVRLPVHVIKEINRLSRQTNDMVSDLKRAPSVKEIAEQTSNSQKHVSELIHMSGFIESSSSVDIVDKEYTSLDTCRSEAIPEPYDTCHDEMLLKSLERVVLSLPEKYRDIVIHRFGLFGKEVLTLDCLGEMYGLSKERVRQLQQEGVAKLQNRLRFDGWVSN
- a CDS encoding Hpt domain-containing protein, which encodes MIDFDVLRSYMDNDEDIIAAVFMAFMEEHENGAEKIQSLYNEQNWSELFITAHSLKGILASFGEGKAVEKLEAIEGTTRNGEAPQADDIQFVIQELGVIKGQINEYLASMV
- a CDS encoding CoA pyrophosphatase; this encodes MTKTDFLARFQLLQTKDYHKDTKQRTASVDRRSLREASVLIGLVERESRLHVILTKRASHLKHHPGQISFPGGKVEPTDDSPVFTAIRETEEEIGVSHEHLSIIGNLPKLVTVTAFHVTPVLAFVDANYRPKIDTNEVDYLFEVPLEFLASPENLSSVAFHIQGKRHRVLSIPYKEHFIWGVTAQIIENLQTQLLLN
- a CDS encoding aromatic amino acid transport family protein; translation: MTTTTTAAASRSSSKWTYKDFTWALSLFGTAVGAGVLFLPIKAGAGGFWPLVILALIAAPMTWFAHKSLARFVLSAKNPNADITDTVEEHFGKAGANLITFAYFFAIYPIVLIYGVGITNTVDSFLVNQMGMESIPRWLLSGCLIGAMTCGVVFGKELMLKATSAMVYPLVFILLALSVYLIPDWNTSMMSVSPDWGSMPAIIWLAIPIIVFSFNHSPIISQFSKEQRRVYGEEAVKKTDMITGGAAMMLMGFVMFFVFSVVLSLSPEQLSIAQEQNISVLSYLANVHESPLISILGPVVAFAAITSSYFGHFLGAHEGLVGLGKSRSKAPIGKIEKASLVFIVVTTWIVAIINPSILGMIETMGAPMIAAILFLMPVYAMKKVPAMAKYKTSAPVQIFTAICGVAAITSVIYGAF